TTAGAATAGCTACAAAAAGACATTCAGGCCCCCATGAACTCCATTGCCATTAAAATGACAACATACAACAAAACAGACTCTGCTCATTTATACATTACTAACTAACGAGAGGTGGCTCAGACTGTTTTTATGGTGGGTTGGTTTAGGTTTGTAACATGGAGGACATCACAGTGAACACCCTTAGATCAAGCTAATGATTGCTGGagtgccacatactggtctgcAGAGCAGTCAAACTGCCACGTTTGCAGAGATAAAATAGGAGAAGTTAATTTTTACCAGTCTGAAGACCTCAGTCTGGAGATGAAAACCAGAGATCAGAGAGAACACTGTGGTTTCTGAATTAATTACTTCTAAGAGGTGCTCATTTTTGTAAATCACAAACCTACAGCACGACCAGTGTAGTCCAAATCCCCCCAAAATAACTCAAAATCCATAACCACAAGTTTGTTTGCAAAAAACATCTGGAGTTTAGTTGAAACTTACAGATACATAATAACAAGGCTGCTCATGACCAGGATGAAGCGGCTCACGCTGGAATAGAAGTACACAATGCTCAGGAAGACACCCAGTCGGGACGCGGTGTACACCCAGTCTAGCCAATCGCGGTTCATGTCTTCCTCGTCTTCCATCACAGGACCACCCTGTGCATTCATTCGCAGATTCTGATTGGCTCCCTCTGGGTTGATGAAAGCAGGAGCTGGGGCATTCTGATTAACTGGCAGGTCGTTGATGGGGGCTTGGTTGGGTAAAGCTGCAGGTACAGCAGCTTGATGAGGACCAACAGGGAGTGATGAAGCAGGGGCAGCCATTGGAGTGGAGCCGGCGGCTGCCATGGCAGCGTGACTGAAAGACACATCGCAGCATTAAACAGTGTAATACTCTAGTAGACCTGTACGATTAAtcataaaacaaattatgatattGGTTTTCAATTTAAATAACTGGAAGTGTAACTGGAATCTATAAATATTAGTACTGTAATTTTATAAGttaatttattatatgatatttctTACATACTCTTATTTTACAGGGAAGTAGAAGTTTGCAatgattaaatattaagataataCGATAAGAGATACCAGTTGAGCTGAGcggttttgtacagctaaaaataactggaagctataaatatttaaatatgtacaatcaagttattttattataagatttgccttaaataataatattacaaataattagaaaaaaaataatttaataacaataataataaaataaaaatctaactagctttctactctattcttattaaatatattttctttatttattattaaaaaaagaaaaaagaaaaaaaaagacctctaacattaACTTGCTCAatactttttgtattctatcggttttcatttattatattatttaaaagctattgctatgtgtactgcattaagcaAACTGAGACTTAATATAGCAATTGTACATAGCAATTTGAAAATCACAATTTTAATCAGAAAAATAGCAAATCAACCACCCCCCAACTGTACAGCCCTATTCTGTAGTACTTCTACATAGGTTGTACTTACTATTGCATGTAGTACTGGCGGGCATACATCTGCTGCCACCACAGGAGCTGTTGTGGACTGTAAAGGGAGTATGTGGGAAAGGCTGGGTGGGCCATCGCTGCAGTTACAGGCCTGCAAACGAAGGCGAACGTTAATGAACTAGtacaaaactctacacacaattTACACATTAACATTCATACACTTTCAATACTCACTGCACTGAATTTTAATTTGAACGGAAAAGACAGGAACTCACATAGATGTATTAATGCTAGTTCCAGGCCAGGCGGCATGACCTCGTTGTCTAAGTCCGTCAGTGGAGGGTACAGAGGCCACAGATGGTCCTGAAGTCTCTGAACTTTGGATAGCAGTTAGTGGGGAGGGTTGGGAactctgctgctgctgtgttgACGTCACCTACACCCAAGATTTGAGAAAGAAGCATATTTGATTTTTGAGTAAGAAGACCAGAGCAGGTGCAAAACTGCTGCAGTGTTTGGTTTATGCAAACACGGATGCAGAAAGGAACAGGAAGTAAGCCGCTGTGTGGTGATATCTCCACCCAACTGAAACGAACACAGACTCCCCTCGAGACTGTAGGCCTACATATCTCAATTTCACTGAACACGCTGTAAGCTGATCAAACATCCTGCCTTGAAGCTAAATTCAGGACATGAAAACTAATCAGCGGAATGTCTGTTTACACATGTACCACTAAAGTCTTGCCACTTGGTAAAAGCCTAAAATAAATAGTAGATGGGGAATAACACACCTTCGGTCTGGCTCCAAGTTGGGTAGCAGGCTGGGGTTTCACAGCACACACCAGGTGAAGAGTGGGCTTTGTCTCTGAAGGAACCTGtaacaataaaaacagttttttttttccagtactTTTGGCAGAAGCATGTGGTAACATGGTTTTCGATGTGACAACAAAATGCACCAAGGGAAACTATTAATGTGAAAGAGAAAGCTTTGGCAGATTGGTAAACCACGTGTTTGTCATATTGTTTCGATTTCTGTGCAAATCTGCGTCACGCTTTTATGGCATGTAGGGGAAAGGCTTTCAACATGTAACAATAAATGTcctattttcaaataaacatcTCAGATGGAAGGCAACTGAGTGTCAATTCTCTAAATAGCTTTGAAATTGAAATGACTACAGCACATGGTAAGAGGATCAGGCTAAAGATACGGAACAAGAGATGTCTGTGGATCCAcccattttacattttttctgttgctttgacaaacaatgaaaaaaaaaaaaaaaaaaaaaaaacaccagcattgTTCTGCCAACACCCCTGCCTTTCAGTACAACTGAATTCATACAATGAATCTTTTTTTCTAACCCTGAATTATGTTTCAGGGACACAAAAAATATGGCCATGACTTATTGCGATTTTAAATGTAGCCAAAAGGTTGATTATTTTTGGTTGTTATTTCTGGATCATGCTACGGATTATAAAGACTATTGTCATTTCATTGAAGCAGGTAAACATAAAATACTAAAGCAAGCAAACAAGCATAAGATAATTAAAATCTTTGTTTACAGGTCTGTAGTTGAAGTAATTTGTCAACcctgaaataaacagaaagaatcCCCACAGATGGTAAAGTCCCTCACCTTTGAGAAAACATCTCTCAGAAGAAGGTTGTCCTGAAGTAGCTTTCCTGAAAAAATTAGTCTTTGGTCTTTCTcggcctgtaaaaaaaaaaaaatccaaatgtcAAACGTGGTCTAGAAAGTCAATTTACACCATGGTATTTATCTTATGTTTGTGcgaagtaaaaacattttttgaggaAATGCATTCAGTGTAACTTTATCTCTTCAAAATCAAAGTTTGCACACTGAATTTGTGTCCATATAAGACAAACAGTTACACAGTAGAGGAATAATTTGCTAAAGTATTATTTACCAAACATTATGAAAGTAGCCTAGAGACTTTATGGAGTGCAAATTAATCTTGTTTACAGAGGGCAAATGAATGACAGTTATTTCCAGTAGAGTTCAGCCATACTGGCTTTGTGTTGTCTGTTGAGGAATGCTAACGGCTCTGGAAGTGTAAAACGATTTCTATAGGATAGGAAACCAATCCAAACCTACCGGGTTGGTGGGATAAACCTTGGAGAGGTGACATTTGAGGTCTTTCACGGTCCAGTCCACGCGCACTCCCTCGATCCGCTGGTCGCCGTGAAACTGATTAGGCGTTTTAATGACCAGCGAGATCGTCGCTTTATCCGAGAGCTCAGAATTCTCCATTTTCTTTCTTAGTCAAAACAGCTGGAACTATTTTAAGAAACGCATAAAATATCTAACGTTAGGGTAATATTCGAAGACTTCACTAGGACACTAGACGACAAGTGAAAGGCAGAGAGAGAGGTTCCTGATTCAAGAAGTTTCGGGCTGGTCATAAGCCATGAAGTATTTGCGTGTGTTGTTTCCAAACACACTGTGGCCGCCTGTGATTGGCTGTAACGAGCTCGTGTTCAGACGTGGAGCCAGTCCTGAAGGCCCACGCACTGCGCATGCGCGCTAAGGAAAAGCCGTCGGAATTTTTTACGTTGTTTGTTGCAAATGTTGTGATTGCATCAGATGGCTAATGTAATATCTTATGCTTTTACGTACAATTTACCTGAAATATGAgggtatattttcatgatttgaaTGTTTGCTGTAAGAAGTGGCGTAGTGGTGCGATACTCTTAATTTATGCCCCCATTTTTTAAGCGCAGGAAAGGATGAACGCCCTATGTTATAAACAGCAATATGTTAAACATGTAACGTAGTCTTGCGTGTTTCGTTCTTCCCAAAATGGGCCAGTAGCATTGGCACACCATCACTTTACTGCTACTTGACTTCATGGAGTAGTCTACGGATCgtaatgaaattaatattaaccAAGGTGCAGATtttgaaataattcaaataaattaaatagtgtTTATTTGTCTCTTCAGAAGTGTGGGAGAATAATTATCtctatttgaaacaaaaaaaaatgtgattctcAATTTATACAGAATTGTAAATCTGTACTGCTATGACTATTTCTCCACACAGTGTTGGGCAAATGGTAATTTAATAATACACAGGAATGTTGCCATCATTTCAGATATTTTTTGGTCTCATATTgaaaggttttattatttttattatcattatcatatttCTTACTTTTAATTGgctaagaaatcaaatacactgctgaaTAATAACCaatatatattctataatatttttcctgattaaaattttatatacaaACACTAGGTATACTCATGTGTTGGACTGTCATGATTTGGCTAATGTTGGGAGACTACTGAATGATGCGCATCATAGGGGATATAGAAAGGGTGTAGGCTATACACCGTATAGTTGGGGTTAGTCGtgatggttagagagtttgacccctaaccctaaggttgtgggtttgagtctcgggccagcaatacaaCGACTGAGGTGTTCCTaatcaaggcactgaacccccaactgctcccgaggcgctgccatagacagtaaaatggctgcccactgctccgggtgtgtgttcacggtgtgtgtgtatgtgtgtttactgctgtgtgtatgcactttggatgggttaaatgcagtgcatgatttctgagtatgggtcaccatacttggctgtatgtcactttcacttcacttcagggacctgtccacactgccaaaagcaccaaaaatttgttaaatgaccatggtgttggtgtgcttgactgaccagcaaactcaccagatccgaaccccacagagaatctatgagctattgacaagaggaaaatgagaaaaaagataccagaaaatgcagatgagctgaaggccactgtcaaagaaacctgggcttccataacacctcagcagtgccacaaactgatcccctccatgccacgctgaactgaggcagtaattaaagcagaaGGAGCCCCTACctagtacatgtacagtaaaggaacagactttccagaaggccaacaatacacacacacaaaaaaaatgtcttattGGTCTtaagaagtattctaatttgttgatcgTGATttgttgagtttttgttaaatgtgagccaaaacatcacaattaaaagaaccaacgaCATAAACtagttcagtctgtgtgcattaaatttatttaacacacaagtttcacaatttgagttgaattactgaaataagtgAACTTTTCCATGATGTTCTGATTTATCAAGATGCACTTGTACTGTATGAATAAAACTTATACTACACAATAATCAGTGCAGCATCTCTTGACTAATCCTGAATAACTTTATTTAAGTGTATTTGTTGGAAGAACTGCATAAACATgggacaaaaaatttaaaaagatgaTTCATGGCTCAAAAACCATAATTTGAAATACCTTAGTGCTGAATATTTCCATTTCCTCATTAGACAGATCCAGGAGAATTCCTTTGTTCTCTTATCGGCTTCTTGACCATCCTTTAGGACTGAATTTACTCTATATGGAGCTATGATATCCTCAAATCTTTGGGGACAGAAATACAACATTTCTTTTCATAAGAATATACTTTTCATTAGTTTAAAAGGTCAATGCAGAAAGTTGTAACATGAATGGAAGGAATGAAACTGTACTGATCAAGTTTTCCATTGAAGTCCGGAATATCTTGGAAACGCAGacggaacctgatgatcagagcTTTGAGCCTGCAAATTGACAATTGCAAACTCTGTTTAATAAACATTGAAATTTTGAGGAacaatgaaatgcattaagtaaaaatgcattaaatagattAAGATATTATGTTTTTAGGTATAcattaataagtaaaaaaaaataataattaaaacacacacacacacacacacacacatatatatatatatcattaatttataaattgtatGTACTATGTGATTAAATATTAGTATAGAATTTGGaaatatatcattaaaataaaatgatttgtttcttaGGGTAATTACTGTAAATACTTCAAACCCCCATTTTGTGTGTAGGCCATCATCTCTTTTCATTAGCCTGTTAAGTGTTTCTATTCGTAGACTCACTGTTATGACTTCTGCACATATCATCAGCCTCTGGTTGCAGGTGCAGATGAAATCCACCAGGGAAGGAGGCATACAGGGAGGTCCACTGAGGACTAAACACTGTGGCCTGAGAAAAAGAACAGATGGAAAAAGTAGGACACAGgaagaaatgacaaaaaatgaACAAGTGAGAATAGAGCATGGAACATTTAAAGTGAGCGTAACCATGTTATATGAGATGGCTTACATTGATGAACCTCAGTTGACATCTGAAatgtacaaaacacaaacaatatttatacaataagTGCATGATTAAAGTTTGGCAGtattatttttgtcaagctgaaatgCTCAATGTAATCACATGAGCTTCGTGAGACAAATTATTTCTGACAAAGACAAGCTATAAAGAGGGTCGGTGTCTTACCGGGTTTCTTATACAGCACATATCCCAGCAGGAAGATGATTATGCCGATGGCTATAACAGCAGTCCAAAATCAAAAAGTTGGACGCCAGCCTGCTCACacaaaaggaaaatgagaaaaGCTTCAGTGAGCCTCAATAGGAATACGGCTATTTTGAAACCTGTGAATAGCAATGGGCAAAATATAAAAACCCACATAGGGTAAATGTATAGgaaggaataaaataataatcaacagACATTATCATGGACTTGTTTTGCATTTCTGATACTCACCAATAGCAGCTGAGATAAAGAGATACGAAATAGTGCACAAAATGGCCAACGTTGTTTCACGGGGTATGGCAACATTTGGATCCTATGGGAGGTTGTGTGTGAAAACAatagactgaaaaaaaacaagcttTCAGAGGCTTGAGTTCccacaaataaaaatcttttattgGAAGAAACATAACTAAGACCGGGAGCTCAACTTGCCTTTCGATCTCCAGAGATATTAGCCCCCGCAAGGATGCCTGTAGCTGAGGGGAAGAAGATGGAAAACTTGCCAAAGAAACTGCCCTCCGGTCCACGCCAGCCGGGTGCAAAGTTTGTTGCAAAAATATCAGCTATTGGGCACAAATTGAGATAGTTTATGAGGAACATATGGTAGTGTAATCTGACTAGCAATGAGAAAATGAGGATGAAGTGTTATTATTAGCACATTTGTGGAACATATTGACTGCACTGCTCTTTGAGCTTAGTAGCTGAAAAATCCTTTGGCTTTTTTTCTCTGGAGCGGCTAGTATGATGGTCTCACAATGTAACTGGTGAAGGAGATCATGATTACCAGAAGAACAAGACCTAGGTCTGGGAGAAGAACAAATTAGTGCAAACTATTAGGAGCTGAACTAGAAAAGATTGCTTAAAATCGCTCTGTTTGAGAAACGTACCTTGGACTCCCACTCCATTCCAGCCATTGAGATGGCAAGCAGACAGGTGACAGTAATCACTCCAACGATCATTTAGATGGTCTACCATGCTAACATCACTCACACAAAATAAAGAGATCAAGACATATAGAAACAGAGATTGACATACCAAGCCCTGCCTGAGCTGTGAACCAGGGAAGCATCACATATTCAGCATACAGCGGATCTACAGGGAGGGACAGGATCCAATCAGAGGAACACAAATGCTTTCTGCTAGACTTGATTCACATGAGTATGTAGCTATATGTGACCCTGTCTTTGAATCCATGCTGAAGtctcaaaatctaattatgaaataacaagcatcaaagtttgatttcagcCATTCATTTAACCCTGATTTCAATCTTTGACACGGCCTTACTCAGTCAGTATTAAAGATATAAAGGTTATAAATTCACAGAAAGTTCTACATCTTTATGAGCATCACCATTGTTCAATGAAGAGGCTGAGAAAGGGCTCCTGGCAGCTGAGAGGTTCATCCTTTCATTGGCCTGCAGTACCTCCAACACAACTGAAACAACAGCCGACTGTGTAGCGCAAAGGCTTGATTTGATCCCTGAGCCGGAAGAAACAACTTATAAACGTATGATTAGTGTGGGAACATATTCAGGAGCTTTTGTAACAGCCATTCATTCTTCATTGTTGCTGCAGGGCCTTTTGCTTGTCCTGGGACTTGTAAACATCATCAGTATCTGTAAAGACTCAGACCTCAGGTCAGACATACTTGAGTCCCGGGTGGAATGTAGTCTGCTTATTTAACCGAGggaattatttcaatattttattttattaggtagatttattcatttatttttgatcaggacaaaataaaatactggcaAAACTTTCTGAACATTGATTTCTAAATATTCAGGTCAGATACAAATGGGCAATGCTtttttacagtgtccttgttatACGTTTCACTTAATttagtaataacagtaaattataaatgataacatgcacctaacctaaccctaaaccaaaccctaatacTAACCCTATAAGTACATGCTGTTAATTAACATTACTCAgtgcttaaatgtataattacaacgTAACAAGACACCATTAATTAAAGTGTAATGAGAAATGGTATTTACAGAGACAGTTTGTCTTGATCAGAGAATTTTCCATCCcaaagtgacatttattttagtctcttttaactCGCCAGCTGCTCAAAGTCGTTCCAACTGACAGTCTTTTGCCTTAAGCATTGACTGATCATTGCAGAAACAGTTCCTCATTAAGTAAAAGGCTGATGTCCGCCAATGCTTGTGACCCAGGGAACAGCGTCGGGTTAAATGATTTTTCCTGCAGAAATTGGTCTGGAAGCCTCTAAGGTAGAGCCTTTTAATTGTAATTAGTGCAGACTCTACAAACGTACCCACAGGTGCTATCCTTTAAAGCAAGGTTTTTGATTAAATTTCTATTATTAGACACAGAGAGCTTAAGCAGAAAACCAAGTTACTAAATGGTCATTTTGAAATCCTCATGCTATACCCGAGGGGAGCTGTCAGAACAAGGAGCAGAAGACTGTATAGAGTGGCAATGAGTCTACAGTAAAGGAAACATGGCCATAATTTCATATTACATAAAATCGTTCTTAATTACATCAAAAGACAGATTTAATCTGGTAAAACCCTTTGTAATGTTTAACAATtgcacatacatataaaataagATGGACATTCCTCTTTTAATTATAacaatttgtaataaataaatatcaactaagaaaaaatgctaaatattattaaatactactgttcaaaagttttggtaaagtttcagtaatatatatatatatatatatatatatatatatatatatatatatatatattattaacaatatgttaattcaccaaggatgcaatcaattgatcaaaagggacagtaaacacaatatttttatttgaaaaatatgctgTACTTTTGAACCTTCTATACTCATCAAGGAATCCTTAAAAATGAATAATGGTttctaatcaatcaatcaatacttTTTTCAGTACTGATAAGAAATGTATATTGAGCAtcaaatcaccatattagaatgatttctgaaggataatgtaaCACTGAATACtggtgtaatggctgctgaaaattacagaaacaaattacattctaaaatatataaaaatagaagttACAATAAATGGTAGCGATATTTCCTGCAATAAAACGGAGAAACCTCATCTTAGTTACAATGCTTTATTTCAAGAACGACTTCTGTAGTTTTAGTGAGGATAATACATTACTGTACAGGCACATAGATGTAAGGCCTGTGAGAAGGATGGATGATCTTTTAGGAAGAGTTCTTTTGTTGGCAGCGGT
This sequence is a window from Carassius auratus strain Wakin chromosome 43, ASM336829v1, whole genome shotgun sequence. Protein-coding genes within it:
- the LOC113061483 gene encoding homocysteine-responsive endoplasmic reticulum-resident ubiquitin-like domain member 1 protein: MENSELSDKATISLVIKTPNQFHGDQRIEGVRVDWTVKDLKCHLSKVYPTNPAEKDQRLIFSGKLLQDNLLLRDVFSKVPSETKPTLHLVCAVKPQPATQLGARPKVTSTQQQQSSQPSPLTAIQSSETSGPSVASVPSTDGLRQRGHAAWPGTSINTSMPVTAAMAHPAFPTYSLYSPQQLLWWQQMYARQYYMQYHAAMAAAGSTPMAAPASSLPVGPHQAAVPAALPNQAPINDLPVNQNAPAPAFINPEGANQNLRMNAQGGPVMEDEEDMNRDWLDWVYTASRLGVFLSIVYFYSSVSRFILVMSSLVIMYLHTAGWFPFRGRPQARPHNQPAPEVIQNQQNQNEDRHPGPVLPPDEVEGAGVVEPAMTAVPVPPVRQPILWTAWVFFKAFFASLIPEAPQDIAN